The genomic DNA TTTAATGTTGACTGCTTGGAGCCAGGCTGGGaaacctcccttctcccttcgTCTTCATCCTCTCCTCAGGGTATTTATCCACTCACCTGTTTCCATTGCCACCTGTGTGAAGCTGGCTTCTGCCTCCACCTAAGTGTCCTGATATATCTCAAGTACACTTCAGTTCTGGGGCCGAGTAGGGGCAACCTTGAGCTGCACTGGCACTTCGTAGCTGgactctctccttctcactcaaCCTTGCCCATTCTATTCCTGGCCTCTCCCTGAGAAAATATGGGCAACGACAATTGTGGCAGCCATGAGGATCATTCTCAGGGTGGGTGGCTCCATACCCCTCCCTTAATGACAAAACATCAGTGGAGAAGAAAATTGATAAAGGAGAGAAAGCCAAGGCTCTTCTCCCCTCCACAGATACATCTCTAGGAATTGGGGAGGTGAGGAGTACTCTTGACCAATAATCCATAAATCCATAAATTCAGGACTGGAGGTTGTATAAAGCAAGGGCAGTATGTGTTGGAATACTCTGACCAGTAAGTGTTTGCATCTTAGCACAATGCCCTGCCACACAGCTACATGATTTGCATGTTAAGGTGGGCAAGAATGAAGCATAATAATCAACACATGGAGCATGTCATATTTTGAatagaatgaatgagtgagtgaagacaaaaacagaaaagtagaaTTGTTTTATCAAGTGGTTCCCAACTACCTGGATTTTGTTCCTAACTCCACCAATGACTTAATGTAAAgaaaggctttttttctttttttggtttttcaaggtagggtttcattctagctcaggttgacttggaattcactatgtagtctcagggtggcctcgaactcatggcaatcctcctgcctctgcctcccaaattctgggattaaaggtgtgtgccaccatgccaggtttaagAAAGGCTTTTAAAAGTCATCTATGATTAAGTTAATCTTAAAGCAGGGTATCTCAAAACCATCAGTATACTCCATAAACCTGGTGGAAGTGTGTTTTGAAATGTAAATGATGATAAGCGTTAGCTGTTGTATATCTGAATACAATATATTAACTGTAGTTTCTTATACAGCATCTATTTCCATTTGTAAACATTAACAAAAGATGCTGGCCTTATAAAATGCCAGAagaattttccattttaataaaTTGCGTACTTGTATGTAATGGTGCATCAATAATCTGAAAATAAGAAATCGTGCTTGTGGCTAGACACTGCTTAGATGCTATGGCTTCCCTTTGGACTGCTTTCAACTGTTATGTTTTATGGCACTGATTCAGTGGGAATCCGATCTGCTAAAATATTTGGGCTGTGAAAACTCCCACACTGTGACAGATGTCAAGTCCAATTAAGTGACTCATGCCCAGGTTTCTGTCCAATAGGATTTCCCATTAAATATCAATTTAGGGGGAAAAATTCCATCCCCCTTCTTAAGCCTTTATCTCTTCCACCATCTCCAGGCTGAATCAATTGGCACCAGGAGAGCCCAGAAGCCACACGCAGCCCTGCGGCTTTGCCCcgctctccctttccctcccgtctttctctgcttccctgtcACTGTTACTACAGGAGACATTCACTTTCACCAACCTTTCTCCCAGCATCGCCACCACTGACTATGTATATTGTGCTACAAGGTAAAAGAGCAGGGCGGGGTGAGGGGTTTAACCCATCTTTCAAAGACTTGAAACTGGAAAATAGGTGCCTGTTTATACATCATAAGAGTAAATGAGGGACCAGGAAGAGGCAACCTTACCCCTAGTTACTGTATTGTGTTCTTGGGAACTGGGGAGACATGGGCTGAACAAAGACttatcctggggggggggggacacaaaaaaACAATCCCTTCTGAGGCAGATCTCCTCTCTGCCCTGCACTTGCCAGTTTCTGCCCATACGattaaggaaagggaaggagtccTCTAGGAGCTGAATCTTAtcttaaccatctttcttattgATGATTCGGCTATTAGACAGGGGAGGACTCAGCCCTTTGATGTGATTGTGTTTATCTCGGCATCTCTTTTGTTATTTATAGAGCCctagaagagaggggagggaaagcagACTTCAAcacttcattttaaaaagatCACCAACGAATTTTCCGAAATGCTGAAGAAGAATTAACAGGAGAAGGCATTTTTGATCTACCAAGTGAACAATCACATCATCCCGATCCCGAGATTTCATCGCTCGCCTGCGAGCGTCCGCGATGACAGCTTCTTCGGTTTTGAATGTAATAAACATTTGCTGCTTTTAACTTTTCCGAAATTTCCCCTCGTTTTTCCCTGGGATTTTAACTCAAAAAGATTGGAGAAAGGATTACTGAAAAGGCTTTTGCAAGGTAAGTCTCCATTAAATCATTGTGGgttattggttttgttttgcttgaaaCTAACTTCATTCATATTGCATTTATAGCTGCATCTGTGCCCATAGTTACAGAACTAAAATGTGCAGCAGACGTACTATTTCTGCGTATTTTCAATATATATCTGGAGGAGAAATTACCCTGTTCGTAGGGCAAACCAAGAACTTTTTTGTCCGATCTACAACTATGCCGTGACTTGATGTACTTTCTACTTCTCGCCTATGTATTTCTGCTCCTTCTTGTCAGCTGTTTTACTTAGGAGCGCGCCCGAGGAAAGCCCATAGGGAATCATACGCAGTGCCCTTGGAGCGTTTATTATTTTGCGTTTGAGGACCTGTTTTCCTTGCGCAGAAAGCTGTTTTTGAGCCCAATTCACCCAAAGGCAAGTTGCTGCAGGGAGCCAACCCCACATCCCCTGGCTTTGTTTCTCCAGGAGCGTGTCCTCCTGAGTGTTGTCTCTGCGGGTTTCTCCCGCGCCTAACGTGGTTTGGATGGCTCAGGCCGAGAGTTCGTGGCCGGCTCGTCCTCCCCTGCGGCCGCGGCCCGGGCGCGCAGCTCCCGCAGGTGCCTGGCTCCTGCCACGGGCCCCAGTCCCTAGCCCAGCGGATCTACACAGTCCCCTTCCTGCCCGGGCTTCTCCAGGAGGGCATCTTCAGAGGAAAGCTTAGCGTAGACGCCAGGCCTGGGGCAGGCCGCGGGGAGCCAGCCCCGCGCGGCCGAGCTCGGTCCCGGGAGCTCCCGAACTTTGAGGAGGAGATGCAGCCTGCGCCGGGGCGTCCCGCGCGCGCCcggcccttcccttccctcccggGCCTCTCCTCCCGAACGACCCGGCCGTCAGCCTTTCCCCGGAGGTGGTCGACAGACTGCCGGGCATTGTGTTTTCCACCTCGCCACGTCCCCAGGTCCCCAGTGTGTGTGGCTGTCTGCGTGACAGATGGTGCTCCGGGAGCGTGCGGGGACTTAGGAGTCaattttcttttgaaaggagCCTAGACATTTGCTCGGTTATTTCTTTATCATTTCCAAGGGGCGCGAGGGGGACCCGGGAACCTTTCTGTCCCCGGCTCGCGGCCAACGCTGGGGGCTTAGGAGAGCGGCTGGGCGCCCGGGCGCAGATCCATGCGGCTGCCCGGCCCCGGCCCTCGGGCGGGAAGCTCTCCCCTCCATTGAAGCCCACCAGCCTTCACCCTGATCCCTCCCGGCAGCAGCGTTTAGCCGGGAAGGACCACACAGCGCCCCGGGCTCGGgcccaggccaccctgaatccCAGTGCGGACCCGCAGCCCACGGTCGTTCCTCGGGTCCGGGGCCACAGGCCGGCCTTGTCCGCTTGCGGGCCGGCAAGGAGACCTAGGCCTCGTGGACACCTCGCCGGCTCGGCCGTAGGGAGGCGCGGGGCGCCCGGGACCGGCTTCGGCCCCGCGGGGCGGGGACGCGGGCGCAGGCCCGCCCGGAGTAGATGATGCTCTTACTGACGggctttctgcctccctccccgGCAGCCTCCAAAATGATGCTGAGTCCGGACCAAGCCGCCGACTCGGACCACCCCAGCTCGGCGCACTCGGACCCGGAGTCCCTGGGCGGCGCGGACGCCAAGGTTCTGGGCAGCGTGTCGGACCTGGAGCCCGTGGAGGAGGCGGAGGGCGCGGGCAAGGCCGGGGCCCGCGCGGGGCTCTACCCGCACCCGCCGCAGCTGAGCCGCGAGGAGAAGCGCCGCCGCCGGCGCGCCACCGCCAAGTACCGCTCGGCCCACGCCACGCGCGAGCGCATCCGCGTGGAGGCCTTCAACCTGGCCTTCGCCGAGCTCCGCAAACTGCTGCCCACGCTGCCCCCGGACAAGAAGCTCTCCAAGATCGAGATCCTGCGCCTGGCCATCTGCTACATCTCCTATCTCAACCACGTCCTGGACGTGTAGGGCGGCCGCGCGGCGGGAGGCCGGGGCCCGGGGCCAGCCTGGCCGCCGCTGGGACGCGCCTGGAAGCCGGCGTGGCGCGCAGCCCGCTCTCCCCGGGTGGCGGGTCAGCCCTGGAGGTTTTCGGCCCTGGGAGGTGGGGTTGACTGGAGAGCTCCGGGCTCACAGGGGCTATTTTCCAGACCAGCAGAACCAGAACCTTCTGGAAGCACCCACCTTGAGCTGCCTCAGGGCCTCCCATAGGTGTAGGGTCCCCCGTAAGGGTTGTTGCTTTAACCCGATGGAGATTGAGTTCTCCTATATGTATTTCCTACAAACCTGCGTGTTTTGAAAGAATGAGGCCCAAGCTCGGAGGGCTCAGATGTCTCTATCTGGGATTTTCCAAATTGACAAATCACCAAATCTTGGGGAGGGAAAAGAGGACTTAAGGACTGAAGCTTAGAGAGTGAGACACAGGTGTATCAGGAAACTTTAGTCCATTGTCAAAAAGATTATATTCAAAtccaaataaaacaaaccaacccTGGATATAGGTTAAAAGGTCTATTTATtgagaataaatagataaactacGGGGGACTTTAAGCTTGGTGAGATTTTTAATCCCAAGATAGGACTCTGAGATAAACAGGAAATCCATATTTAGATGGAAAATTTAATATCTGATTGCTGTTTCAGGCAAAGTGCCCCTTGATATATCCAAAAAACCATCTATTTGTGACCTTAACATGTGGACCCATAGGTGCAGTTAGAAAAAGacaacctatttttatttatgttagatGGGGTAGAGTATTTTTTTCaagacatttatttttcaaagtggtGATAATTTTACTTTGGATACTTTGTGCCAATTTATTTATAGTCAAGTGTTTACACTTTTTCCTGTGGAATAATTGAGTCTAACTTTTTAAGTGTTTGTTGAGATGATCCTGTGGTATTTCTTTTCACTCTAATTATATTGCACTTGTATAAGAAATTCCCCACTCCTCCTGTTTGTaagcatattttatatattaagatGTTTGTTCTTGAAAGGTTCTTTTGTCGTGAGGTCAGCAAATGCCAGCACTTCGCTATTATAGTTTTTTAAAGTAAGTGCTGTTATTCTTGTCTGTAGTGATGTCTGCAAAGTACTTCACAGACTGTGTATGAGGGGAGTAGCTtctttgtgtgcgtgtgcgtgtgtgtgatgtTGTGTGTGCGATGGTTTTAGGAAATTACATTAttttcctaaaaaagaaaaagaattttcagaACTACTTTCCTCTGtgacaaccaaaaagaaaagtctataACCTGAAAATGTTTCATGTTCTCAGCTGTGAAACTCTTAAAACAAGAAGTGTATTTTAGAgacaagggaagagaaaaaaaaaaaaaacacatctgcTATCCAAAGATTTTAGtctttttcagggtttttttgtgtCTCTGTTGCTTTATATAATGCAATATTTTGTAGTGAAAATAGATATAATCTGGTTTCTATCTGACGAGTTTTTCATATCTCATGAATGGTGCGCtgttttgcatataaataaagGTATCAGATAAAGTCCTCGTCTTTAAGTATCTGTCTGAAGATTGAGCATGCTGCCTGAGCATGAAATGTCTTAATGGACTCAATTCCTTAGAAGGGAactagtaaaacaaaacaaaaccaaggtcTGCTCACACATGGAAATATTTGATGCTTTACTAAACAGTCTATCGATCCCACTACCCCCTGAGGAAAAGCAATATGGTATTTATGTAAAAACATTATGTGAAACATAGGTTTCTTTGCTTTAAAGGAAAATTTAGTAATTATCTAACCCGGCCTCTTCCAATCAGAGTTGGGAGAACTAAGGACAAAGAAGTGTCCTGCATGAGTTCGCATAGCAACCCTAATGACAGAAGCCAGCCAGGTGGTACCAAACACTTGCAATCACAGCACTCCTGAGGTGATGGCAAGAGCATAAAtgctcatccttggctacatagtgagttcaaggccagcctgggttacatgagatgaACACATGATAGTGAGAAGACCCTTATCATGACAGCTGTCCCTCATTGCACTTGCTCAGCACAAGATGCATGTTGCTCAGAACTCTAATCTGTACACATATTCAAGACTTGACACTTGCAAAAGCAAAAAGGCCCTGGACCAACATGATGTAGAAAGAGTCTTATTTACACAAACCTATGTGGGTGATATAGGAAATATTCTACAAGTGGAATACATGAATAACTGAAAAACATATTTCCATATGCACCTTTACATACACCCCAGGTCTCTGGTTTCCACACAGGAAGGCAATTCTGTGGACTTGTGGTTTTCCGGGAGGGTCACAGCGCTTTTTTCCTTTGCTGCCTGGTTCTTTATAGTCAGACTCTCCAATCCCTGACAAAGAGGACTTCAGTCTCTTCTTTTTCTGGAAGTGCTTGGTAGGAAAGCATTTCTTATGTAGCTTTGTGAAAAGGTTTGACATCTTTCTTAGCCTCCTATGTGGACAATGTCTTGGCTGCTCACTCTGTCACCTGCAAAGACACATGCTATCTGTGACATCTGGTATTTGTGGGTCTGTTACCTCTAGGCAGTGAGGAGAGGTGACAGCTTCCAGTCTTCACAGGGCTTCTCTAGCTAGCTCTGCTTCTGTGCTAAGGAAATGAAGTCAACTTCTTTAGAACCCTTCTGTGGACCTCTAACAATGAGTCTAAATTCTGACTGACGCCCCCCTTCACACCCAGGAGGCATCTGTCATTTACTCCTTGGCATAAAGTTAGCTTGCCCTTGAGTGGGACAAAGGACAGTATTGCTTCTCATGGTCCCAGAAGATCTTCACAAGGCCAGAGAGAAGCATAGCACCTGTGGCTCTGTGAGCGGACAGCAACGGAGTGACCCTTCGAAggcagcatggtggtggtggaggggggcTCTCTGAATAATGATGGTGTCATCATTTGTTCTTATGTTGGCAAATCGCTTACTGAGGACCTACTATGTGCTAGACAATGTTGTAGATACTAAAACTTGACATCAAATTAGACAGTATGTTGTTGAACTGGACATTAGCAATGGATGATTAAGTAAATGCTAGATGCTGTGAAGAGATGCACTGGAAGAAGGGAGCGGGAGGCGCGGTGGTGGGCAGTGTTGCACTGGACTGTGGAGAAGGCTCTCAGAGGTGGTCACTCCATGCAGAGATGAGGCTCTACCTGCCAGCTCCCACTTGCTTTCCTTCTCATGCCCCTGAGTGTCTTGAGTGCTCAGGCCATGCAGGCAGCCAAAGCAAAGCACCTACCTTTCCCACCAGGCCCAGCCCTGCCCTTCACCAGCTTGGTCTTTTGCTATGTAGACCTAGGGCTTGAGTTCCTCCTGTTCTGCGTATCTTCCTTGGGCTTCAAGTGCACAATAACTTGTCTGGGCATTGCTGCTCCCAGGAAAGGCTAGCCCCATCTGGCTgggtgttcaaggccacctggaatGAATGTTTCTTCACCTAGATATGCCATTCCCCCCACTTCTACTACTGTCCAGAGACTTCAATGGGGCAAGGGGTAAAAGTGCTTGgtaaaaaaatcttttccttccAGAGAGAGGACAAAGGGAACATCATGTGGGGAGAGCATGGATGGTGGGTTGGAGTGGGAAAGGAAGGGGCCAGACTGAGAAGAGAAGGGGTGTGGAGAAGAGCCCCACTGGGCTAGAATGGGAGGCTTGTGGATGGGAGAGAAGGAAGCCAGGGGCTTCCTTCGGGGGTCTCCAGAATCAGAAGTCATCATGTTGGTAGTCCTACCAAAAACCTGGGATGCAAGAGTTGGTGGAAGGAAACAGGTTTATTCAAAGCTGTCTCTAGCCAGAGCAGACACTCCATCTCAGATCTCTACCTCAAGACTCAGAGGCCTTtgatgggaggggaaaaaaaggcggGGAGGGAGTACAGTGAGACAAGGGCAAGGAAGTCTGTATGCTGGGTGGGGTCTTTGTCATCCACAGGCTAGCGTCTTTCCTTTTCTGGGGGATAATCTCACAAGGGGCTTTGCTGTCCAACCTGAGCAAGGGCTTTGCTTCAGCTCAAGGGATGAGAAGGGGCagaatggaaaaggaaggaaacaaggagCAAAGGTCCTCATCCATGAACAGAGTCTCCATACAGCGATGCTGCAGTAGACAGAGGCAGCCTCAGCGGTGCTGCGATCTACATGGGCCCCCTGCATGCCTGTTTTCTCACCTAGGCAGCTTGAAAACCTGTATGGCCAATACCTTTTCCCAGGCAAAGATGGGCTGTCTAGTAGATTACCACCACTACTGCTGCTTCTACTGGTAGCGATGGTGGTCATGGTATCACAGTGAGTCATGTGCTGAGTGTATATCATTTGCTTATTGAGAGAAGGATTATGCATGCAGTATCTGATGGAATTCTCACCACTCACTGAGGTaaattcttttattgttttcatttaacaTATGAGGAAATTGAAACATAGATCAATTAAATAATTTGCCCATGGCTCTAATGCCATGCTTGTCACTTTATCAACAGGCCTGTCTTTTCCCATTCTAGTCGACAATTGTTTGTTGATACCAGGGTAGCCATGTCATGGGCACACTCGCCCTTTGTCTCTAGCACGGCCTCGGTCCATCCAGGTGCAAGGGGGCACTCCTGTCATGCAGCACCTAAGGAGAGAAGGGCACAGTGAGCAAGGCTGCCGGACCACCAAGACGGATGAGCAGAAACCCAAAGAGAGATGTGCTGTCTGCCAAGCCAAGCGTGCCCTAGTTTGGGGCTAAGTGAGCCTGAAGGAAGACAGCCTCTTTTCTACTTTGCGAGATGACAGTACAGGCCAAGGGGAAGTCTGCCACCAGCCTGGTGCTGTCTCTGGTCTTGCTGTACCCCACTGAATGGAGAGGTCTGGCTCCTCGTACCCCTCAACGGCACTCCTTGATACCTTCCAGCCCTTTCTCACTGGCCCTAGAACCAGCTTCTGAAATTAGCATGGCTTTCTCTTGCCTGAAAATTCCTCAGTGTCTACTTAGGAGGAAAGAATGAGATTTGGTTCTTGCTCTGGGCACAGAAATTGTTCACAGTCTTGTTCTAGATCTGTGCTAACACTGTCTTCAGCTACACTCCCCAAGGCTGTGCTTCGctgccagatgcagatggtgtcACCTCCCAAGGCACACCAGGCGCTTTGTGTCCTGCACCTACTACCCTGTAGCTTGTGGCACTCCCTTCCACCTCATTTTAATCCAGAACATTCTAATTATTTCAACATGATCCAATTTGAGCAGAAACACtgtaatattttcttaatttatttggaaAACATTAGCTGCTCCATCCCTTGAGCTCCCCATATCCGCATTATTATATCAAGATGTATTGTGTCAGACCTAGGGCTGTAGAGTCAAGTTCAAATACTGCCTGATACCTACTCCACACATAGGACAGTGAACATGTCATTATATCTCCTAAAAGCCTCTGTTTTCAAGTGTGTAGGGCAGGACAATATACCTACCAAACTCCAATGCAGATGCTGAGTTTCCCTGGGATAACGTGCAGTTTATCCAGAACAGAGCAGCATGATGAGTGTTCAGGGAATGTCTGTGTCACCCGCCCTTTATATACTTGCAAAGGAAGTTGTATGGGAGATGCTTagaccagtgtttttttttttaacatttaaaaaaattattcatttatttgagagagaggatgggcatgtcagggcctccagccactgcaaacgaactctagacacgtgcatctggctaacgtggttcctggggaatacagcctcgaaccagggtccttaagctttacaggcaagtgcttaaccgccaagccatctctccagcccgctaagACCAGTTTTAACCCAGGAGTGTATGAATGATTTGGAGTTTCTGACAATTGTATTTATCTGCCTATGACAATGTGAGTTCTACAAAAGGCCACGCAGAAATCTTTTCCTCTGAGGGAAATTTTAAGTTAATAATGAACCATAGAATGCAAATGTGCACATGTGAAGTTATTTGCATTTCTGTAACTCTCACTGTGCTAGGCACTGGAAGCCCAGCCTCTGCGTTTTCTCTGCTTggggagcagagcagagcaggcgGGAGCATACATGTCCTACATGTCCCATGCTTGTAAAGCATGTTTACATGCAGATCCCAGCCCTCTACAGGGGCTGTGACCTGGAACACATGACTTAATTCTGTCCCTTAGTTTTCTCACCTGTTAAGTGGAAGTGATATGATATCTAGTCAGTAGCAGTGTTAGGAAAATTCATTCATGCCAAGCACTTAGAAAGTGCCTGTTGCATTTTAAGAACTTGGTGGCACTAACTGTGCTTGCTCCTGTGGTAAGCGATCTTTTCAAAAATGGAAATTAACAGCTAAATTATTCTTTCGTATGCATATGTTTGCAGGGAtgcgtgtgtgttcatatgtgtgtgtgtggagacctaAGGTCAATGTCGAGTATCATCATCAGTCATTTTCCACCTTAGatctcaagacagggtctctttctgaaCCAGGAGCTCATGAGTGCATCTGAACAAGccggtcagcaagccccaggggtcctcctgcctctccctttccagcactgggattgcaggcacatgcTGTCACTTTTATATGGTTGCTGGAGATTGGAACTcatgtccttatgcttgtgaggcaaatgGACAGAGAAATTGTTGGGATTTTCTGTTCAATTTTGCTAAGTATTTCCAAATTACAGGGAAGTTCTTCATTGCCTAGCCGATCATTCTAGAAAGCTATCAAGAAGAg from Jaculus jaculus isolate mJacJac1 chromosome 19, mJacJac1.mat.Y.cur, whole genome shotgun sequence includes the following:
- the Nhlh2 gene encoding helix-loop-helix protein 2, producing the protein MMLSPDQAADSDHPSSAHSDPESLGGADAKVLGSVSDLEPVEEAEGAGKAGARAGLYPHPPQLSREEKRRRRRATAKYRSAHATRERIRVEAFNLAFAELRKLLPTLPPDKKLSKIEILRLAICYISYLNHVLDV